Within Candidatus Methylomirabilota bacterium, the genomic segment CGGCGGATCGCGCCGTCGATGACGACGTGCTTGTTCGGCGCCAGGTACTTCGCGAAGCTCTGCCGCTCCGCGTCGGTCAGCGGCCGGGCCGAACGGGGATCGATCGGATCGCGGACCTCCGAGCGAGTGAGTCCGAACGTCTGCACGATCGTGAATTCCGTGACGGTTGGGTTGCGCACCTCCAGATAGAGCAGCCGGCTCCCTTCCGAATCCATCTCGACCTGGTGTGGGTAGGGCGCCCGGATGTCCAGCCCGCGCACCTGCTGCGCCGGGTCGTTGTCCTGGGGCATCGCCATCCATACCCGGACGCGGCGGGCTCCCCGGGGGACCGTCACTGTCAGCTCATTGCGCAACTCGAACGACGCCTGCCGGATGAGTTCCGTGCCCTGGGCGCCGGCCGTCGCGGACCAGGCCACGATCACCGGTGTCAGGATCGCAACCGGGACGGGCATGCCCCCCCGCATCACTCGGTCGCCAGGGTCCGGCGCCGTTCGCGATGGTACTGGGACAGCTGGGTGTTGGCGCCCGTGATCGTGCTGACCTGGTCGACGACGCGGGGCAGATCCTTCCCTGGGACCACGACGTAGAGCTCGTCGTCGCCGACATCCGTGTACACCCGGTTGCCGATGCAGGCCGTGCTGGCCACGGCCCCCGCGGACAGCGCGGCCGGCAGCGCCATGCACGTCGGGCGAGCGAGCAGCGGTACCACCCCGGCGGCGACGCCGGCCCGGAGCGCGGCTTCCTGCAGCAGCATGACCCGCCCGGGTTGTCCTGCAAACAGGACGACGTCGGGATCCACCGGCGTCTGCCCCAGGGGCGCGTAGACGACCACGCCGGGCGTGCGGGGCAGACGGGGAATTCCTCCGACCTCTTCCATCGTGATGTAGCCGATGCTCGCCATCAGGCCCAGCGTCTGCTCCAGCTCCGGCGCGCGTTCCGGAGGAAGCGGAATGTTGTGGGTGTAGCTGCCGATCGGGCAGTTCAGGTGGTCGGCCGGTACCGTATAGAAGGCGCGTCCGTGCATCGCCAGACGCCAGAAGCTGCAGCCGGACGGCTCGGAGCCGCCGAATTTCGCGACCCCCGGCGGCGGGGTGTCTCGGAAGGCGACGGCAACCGGGCGGCGCTGCAGGCCGAGCTTCTCGGAGAGCTGCTGCTCGAGGTGCCGGTAGTTGTTCATCCTTCCCGTCCTTTCGGCGACGTAGGGTACACGGACGGGCGCCGGTGCACCAGCCGGATGATGGGCCCGGTGCGGCCTTCCACTTAACAGAACTTTACGTGGCGACACACGCGGTTCACCGGCTGCCCCCACACTCCTTGACGACGGGGGGGCGCGCTTGGACATCCCCCGAGAAGGAGCAGAGCCATGAGTGACGTGACAGCGACTCCGTCGTCCCATCCTCAGCCCTCGCGGCGCCGGTTCGCGCGTCGGGCCGTGATCGCGATCCTCATCGCCGGGATAGCGAGCGCCATCGGCATCAAGGCCTTCGCCCACGGCCCGGGCGGCTGGCACCGTGGAAGTTTCCTGAGCGCGCGGTTCGATCCGGCGGCGCTGGATCAGCGCCTGGAGCGCATGCTCAGACACCTGTACGCCGAGATCGACGCCACCGACGCGCAGAAACAACAGCTCGCTCCGATCGTGAAGGCGGCGGCCGCCGACCTGCTGCCCTTGCGCACCCGCATGCACGCGCGCGGCGACAGGCGGTCGAGCTGTCGACGCGGGACCGCGTCGATCGGGCGGCCCTCGAGGCCCTGCGGGTCGATCAGCTTCGACTGGCCGAGCAGGCGTCGCAGCGTTTCGTGGGGGCGCTGGCCGACGTGGCCGACGTGCTCACTTCCGAGCAGCGCAAACAGCTGGCCGAGCGCATCGGCCGCTGGCACGGAAGGCACGAGGTGCCGGGCTCGGGCTTTCGCTGGTGCGTCAGATCGCCCAGCGTCATGGCGGCGAGGCCCGCTACCTCGGGCGCGAGCCCGACGGGAGCTGCTTCCTGGTGACCCTGGCCGCGCCCGGTGGACGCCGGGCGGCGCCCCGGCCCGGCCTTCGTGGACTACAATGGGGTGCCGCGGGGACAACTTCTTCACGTGAAGGAAGGGACGTCATGGCGCGTATGAACGGCGGCCAGATCATCGTCGACTACCTCGTCCAGGAGCGCGTGCCATATCTGTTCGGTCTGTGCGGGCACGGCAACATCAGCCTTATCGACGCCTTCTACGAGCGGGCCGACGAGATCAAGGCCCTCTCCGTGCACCACGAGACGGTCGCCGGCTTCATGGCCGACGTCTACTATCGGGTGTCGGGGCAGCCGGTGGCGACGTTCACGTCGTGCGGCCCCGGCTCCGCCAACCTGCCGATCTGCCTGGCCAACTCCTTCTTCGACTCCGTGCCCTTCCTGGCCGTGACCGGCAACGTCCCCACTAGCCAGTTCAACCGGGGGGCGTTCCAGGAGACCTATCGCTTCCACCAGGCCGACTATCCCTCGACCGTGCGCGCCTACTGCAAGCGGGTGTTCCAGCCGACCCGCGCGGACATGGTGCCGCTCGCCGTACGGCAGTCGTGGAAGACCATGGTGACGGGCCGGCCGGGGCCCGTGGTCCTCGACGTGCCGTTCGACATCTTCAAGGAAGAGGCGGACGTCGAGATGCCGCGCGCGGCCGACTGGAACCGGAACATCAGCTCGCGCTGCGGGGCCGATCCGGACGGGCTGGGCCGGGCCGTCGATCTGCTGCTGGCCGCCGAGCGGCCCGTGATCGTCGTCGGCCAGGGCGTGAAGTACGGCGGGGCGGCGGCGGACCTGGTGGCCCTCGCCGAGCGGCTGCAGATCCCGGTCGCCTGCTCGGCCAGCGGGATGGGCGCCATCGACGCCACTCATCCGCTGGCCCTCGGCCTGGTCTCGCGGAGCGGAACGTACCAGGCCAACCACGCCGCCCGTCAGGCCGACGTGCTGCTGGCCCTCGGCGTGCGCTTCGACGACCGCACGTCGAGCAGCTGGATCCCCGGCTACTCCTTCAGCATCCCGCCCACTCGGCTGATTCACGTGGACATCGACCCCGACGAGATCGCTCGCAACTACCCCGTCGCCCTCGGCCTCATGGCGGACGTCCGCACGTTCCTGCGCCAGGTCCTGGCCGAGCTGGACCAGCGGCGGCTGCCCCGCGAAGTCCCGGCGGGGCGGGCGGCCTGGCTGCAGGCCATCGCGGGCTATCGCCAGCAGTGGGAGGAGCTCGTGGCGCCTGGCTATCGGGACGACAGCACGCCGATCCACCCCCAGCGCGCGGCGCACGAGATCGACCGCGCGTTGCCCGAGGACGCCATTGTCGTGAGCGACATCGGGGTCCACCACAACTGGCTGCTTCAGTTCTGCCGTCCCCGGCGGCCCGACTCGCTGGTCGGCTCTATGGGCTTCGGTCCCATGGGCTTCGGCGTGGCCGGCGTGCTGGGAGCCAAGCTGGCCGCGCCCCACCGGCCCTGCGTGTCGGTGTGCGGCGACGGCGCCTTCTTCATGCACGCCAGCGTGCTCGGCACGGCCGTCGAGTACGACATTCCCGTGGTCTGGGTCGTCTGGAACAACGCAGGCTACGCGTCCATCCGGGGGCTGCAGCGCGGATACCTGGGCGGGCGGGAGCTGGTCACCGATTTCCGGCTGCCCGGCACGGGCGAGCCCTACAGCCCGGACTTCGCGGCGATGGCGCGCTCGGCCGGCGTCGAGGGCGTGCGCGTGGAGAAGGCCGGCGAGCTGGCCGAGGCCGTCAAGCACGCGGTCGCGGCAGGCCAGCCCTTCCTGATCGACGCCAGCATCGCGGCCGATCTCAACCCGGGTGGAGCCGGCGTGTGGGAGCTGCCGGGGCTGGGTCACCGTCCACCCGCGATCGGCGGGCGCTACCATCCTGAGCGCTGAGCAGAGCCATCAGTGTTCCGGTAGAGTCCAGCCGCTCCAGCCGGGAGACCGCGTCCAGCGCGTGGTCGATTCGCGAGTCCACGAGCCGGCCCCTGGCGTACGTGCGGAACTTCTTCTCCAGCTCGCTCCAGGACAACGGGTTTTCCGGCGCCCCCCGGGGATGCGCGCATCGCGCGACGAGCGTGGCGCCGTCGGTGGTGTCGGCCTCGACGACCGCCTGGGAGCCGTTCAGGCTGGGATCGCAGGCAACTTCCACCTGGGCGGCGGCGAACCGCTGCAGCGCGGCATCCGTGTAACGCTCGCGCTCGAACTGCGCCAGCGACAGCTCACGGTCGTGCAGGACTGCGGCGGCGGCGTAGTGGGCGGACAGCAATGCCTCGAACTTTCCCTGCCACCGCGAGAAGCCCGCGTGCAGGTCGTACGCCGCCTTGCCGAGCCAGACCCGCAGCCGCTTCGTCCGGCCGGGGGTGAGCTGGTGTCGCTCCACCAGCTCGAACGTGGCCGTGACCATCCCCTGGGTGGCCGACGCCGAGGGCCATAATCGCAGCCCGATCTGCTCCAGCTCCCAGCGATCGCCCAGGGCGTCCGTGACCGCCTCGGGCCGCCCGCCGTTCGAGTAGCTGGTGTAAAGTCCGCCGTCGGCGGCGGTGAGGAAGTGCCTCGTGGCCACGAATCGCTGCTCGGCCAGGAGCGCCGCCATGAGCCCCGACAGCGCGCCGCGGCACTGATGGAACTTCACCGCCGGCGTGCCCCACGCCGCGTACGTGCCGGCGGCCTGGCTCCCGGCCAGGCCGAACGCCGCCGCCATGGTCTCCGGGTCAAAGCCGCGCAGCCGGCCCGCGGCCGCGGCGGCGCCGAAGGGACCGATGACGCCGGGTCCGTGCCAGCCCCGATCGCGAAATGCCGGGTAGTCGAGCCCGACACCGATCCGCGTCGTCGTCTCGCAGCCCGCGGCGATCGCCACGAGCAGCTCGCGACCCGGCCGGGCGTCCCGCTCCGCGATGGCCAGCGCCGGCGGGATCACCCCCGGGGTGACGTGCGTGGCGGTCGGGCGGTGGACGTCGCACATGGTGACCGCCGTCACCAGGTATCCGTTGAGCAGCGTGGCGCCCGCCAGCGACAGGCGATGGCCGCCGATCACGCTGCTCTCCTCGGAGCGGGCCAGCGCCGCGGCCAGGGCGGCGACCTGATGGGTCTCGTCGCCCCGGTGGCCGGCCAGCGCGCAGGCCAGGGCATCGAGCAGCAGCCGCTTGCATGCCTCCCGCGCGGCCTCGGGAATGCGCTCGTAGGTGACCGTCGCCGCGAATCGGGCCAGCACCGCTGTCGCCTCACGCTCCATCGGCGTCTCCTCGCAGATCTCAGGCCTGCTCGTGCCCGAGCGTAGCTGTCCGGCGCCTGACTGACAAGGACTCGTGCTAGAGTGCGGAGCGCTGCCACCCTGAACACGGAAAGGGGCCCGCCCTGTCCCGGCTCGCGCTCGCCGGCATCACCGCTGGCGTCTTTCTCGCCACGAGCGCGGGAATCGCCATCGCGCCCTTCCTGCTCGACATGGCCCGCGACCTCCAGGCCGACCTGGCGCTCGTGGGGTCCCTCGTGGCGATCAACTCCATCTCGTGGGGCCTCGTCTCGCTGCTGGCAGGGCCGGCCTCGGACCGGCTGGGTCGCCGGCCGATCCTGCTGGCCGGTCTGCTCGTGCTGGGCGGCTCCCGGCTCATGCTCGCGCTGGCTCCCTCGTACCTGGTGGCGGCGCTGGCCCAGCTCATCGGAGGCGTCGGCGGCGGCGCCTACACGACGGGCATTTTTGCGGTCGTGTCGGACCACGTGCCCTCCGCCGAGCGGGGACGAGCGCTCGGCACCGTCATCAATGGCCAATCGCTGTCGTTCGTCTTCGGCGTGCCGCTGGTGACGTTCATCGCCAGTTGGATCGACTGGCGTGGCTCCATCGGCCTGCAGGGTCTGGCGATGCTCGCGCTCATCCTGCCCCTCTGGCTCACGGTGCCCCGCGGCAACCCCCGCGAGCGCGACGGCCAGCTGGCCGCGGCCTCGCTGCGCACCGTGCTCGACCGGCGCCTGGTGGCGCTGTACGGCGCGACCGCGATGGAGCGGGCGTGCTTCGTTGCCGTGGCCGTGTACCTGGCCACGTACTTGATCGCCACCTACGCCGTGTCCTTCACGCTCCTCGCGGTGGCGCTCGCGCTGGTGGCGCTGGGTAACCTGGCCGGCAACCTGCTGGGCGGGCCGCTCGCCGACCGCGTTCCCGACCGGCCCGTGGCGTTCGCCGTCGCGTCGGCGGTCACCGCCGCCCTCGCCCTGCCGCTGCTGCTCTGGCAGCCGGGGCTCGCCGGCTCGATCGCGCTGGGCTTCGCCTACACGCTGGCCAACGCCGTCGGCCGGCCCGCCCTGATCGCCAGCCTGAGCGAGGTTCCGGCGAGCGTGCGGGGCGCCGTGCTCGGTCTCAACACCACCACCCAGAGCATCGGCTGGCTCGGGGCCGGCGCGCTCGGCGGGTGGTTGATTGCCCAGTGGGGCTTCGGGGCTCTGGGCGTCTTCTGCGCGGCGGCGGGTTTGCTGGGGGCGGGGTTCGGTGTGGCCGCGGGCGGGCGGCGCCTGTGAGGGCGCCGTCCGGCCGCGCCTGGATCAGGGCTCGGCGTCGATGGACTGCGCCAGCCCCTCCACGCGGGTGACGATAGCCCGCACCGAAGTCAGCAGCTTGCCCGTCTGAGTCTGAAATCTGGCCAGGACCTTTCCCGAGCGGGCGGCCTTGCCGCCGTTCGGACCACGCTCGGCCAGCGTCACCAGCTTGCCCAGGGTGGCGTCGGCCTTCTTGAGCTCGCCGAGCATCGTCCGGTACCGCGCCACCGTCTTCGGCCGGAACTGCGCGTACGCGGGATCGTCGAGCTCGCCCTCGACGATGCTCCGCGCCGCCTGCACCTCGCGTCGGAACCCGCTGAACCGCTCGGCGTCGGTTCGGGCGTCGTCGGCAGTGGCGCCGTCGAGGCCGCGGTAGATCGCCGCCATGATCCGGGCCGTGTTCATGCGGGCCCGTGTTTCCGGGGACGGGGCCAGTCGGTGCAGCGCTTCCGCGTAGGCGGCGGCGCTGGCGACCTGCTGGTGCATCGCCCGGATGACCTGCCGTTCGCGGCGCTCGATGTGGTCCGGGAAGGCAAGCCGTTTCTTGCCGCCCGGAGTGCCGGCCTGGAGCTGGCGGAAGTGCTCCAGGTACGCGCGCTCCAGCTCGACGACGGTGGGGAACGCCTCGCGGGCGAGTGCCGTCGTGCTCTGCACCGACTCGTCGAGGAGCTGACCGATTCGATCGGCGTCCGGGGAGCCCACATGAGGGGCCGAGGGGATCCGGGCCTTCGCCTGCTCGACCGCGTCACGATACGCCTCCAGCTTGGGCCCGATCTCGCGGTGGCACGTCTCCCAGGCGGCCAGCCGCGCCGTGTGGACGGCGACGAGCTGCTCGGCCTTGGCGTGGGCCTGGCGTCTCGTCATGGTGCCGTACGCAGGGTCGGCGCCCCAGCCCTGCGTGAAGCATTGGCGAGCGTAGGCGTCGACATCGGCCCGGCGCTCCTTGAGCTGCTGCACCGCATCGACGTAGGGCTCGGTCGTCGCGATGGGCAGCGTGCAGCGAGTGGACAGCGCCGCGACCAGCATCGCGGTCAGAAGCAGGATCAAGCGGGGGCGTCGGTTGAAGCCGTCCCAGAACATGTCGTCCCTCCTCGGGCGCGCCTCGTGCGGGCCCGACGCGGAGGCTGCACGCCGGATGCCATACCGCGAACGCCCGCGGCGATCGAGGGGACAGCGGCTTACGAGGTATCCGACAAACGCCTCAGGTCGCGCCGCATGCCATATTGCCGCGGCGCCGAGTCAGGACGGCCGAGCCTGCTTGCGCTTGTTGCGTCCGGCGCGGTGAGGTTCCGTGGCGGCGCCCTGAGGCCGGCGAAGTTGGCCGCGCTGAATCCCAAGTGATGGACCCGGAGGAGGTGACGTGTAGAACATGAACGCAGTGAAGACGTTTGCCGCTGTGCTCATGGCGCTCGGCGTGCTGACGGCGGCGTCGGCGGCGTTCGCCGACCGCATGGAGATCGACGAGATCCAGGCGCCGCGCGGTGCCGAGCAGCCGGAGGACAACGTCCTGGCCGAGTTCGGGAGCGTGGTTCACACCGTCGAGTGCGCCGTGGAGATCCAGCGAGAGCTCCAGAGCCGGAACGCCGCGGTGCCGGTCTCGCGTCCGATGCGCTCCCCATCGGCATCAACCTCGGCGATGTGATCGTCGACGATGCGCGGGTCTACGGCGACGGCGTGAACATCGCCGCCCGTTCACGGCCTGGCCGTGAGACTGACCGAGGGCGAGCGCGGACGCCTGAGCCAGACGCCCACCGGCAACCCCGAGGCCTACGATCTCGTACTCCAGGGGCGGCACGTTCTCCGGCGTACGACCCGTGACAGCAACGCCGAGGCGCGGCAACTGTTCGTGAAGGCCCTCGACCTGGATCCGGACTTCGCCGGCGCGGCCGCCGGGCTCGGCTGGGCCCACTTGCAGAGCTGGCAGCTGCTGTGGACGACGGATCCGGCGAGCCTGGAGCGGGCCCGAGCGCTGGCCCGGCGCGCGGTCGCGCTCGACGAGACGCGGGCCGACGCCCACCGTCTGCTGGCTCAGATCGATCTGTGGAGCAAGACCCACGACACCGCCATCGCCCACGCCGAGCGGAGCCTCGCGCTGGCTCCCGGCGACGCCGAGGGGTACGAGACCCTGGCCGAGGTGCTTGGCTGGGCGGGCCAGCCCGACGAAAGCGCGCGGCTCGTCCGTCAGGCCATGCGCCTCAATCCCCACTACCCCTTTTCGCATCTGTGGACGCTGGGCCACGCCCACTTCGTGGCCGGGCGGCGCCGGGACGCCGTGGAGGCCTTCAGCAGGCTCGTGGAACAGAACCCCAACTTCTTGCCGGCGCACGCGTACCTGGCCGTGCTCTTCTCCGAGATGGGCCGGCCCGACCAGGCCCGCGTGGAGTGGGAGACGACCACTCGGCTCAGCCCGGAGGCCTCGCTGGCGGTCCTGCGCCAGCGTCTTCCCTACCGGCGGCCAGCCGACCTGGACCGGTTTCTCGCGGCCATGCGCAAGCAAGGGCTGGAGTGACGACCGCGCGGTCGCCAGCCGGGGTGTTAGCATACGGGCCGAGCCGATGGCTGATCACGGACCGGGCCCGACCTCTCACACCTACTTCTCTCAGCGGCTGCGCCTGCACTACGTCGACTGGGGCCACGGGGACAACCCCCCGCTGGTGCTCGTCCACGGCGGGCGCGACCACTGCCGCAACTGGGACTGGGTGGCCGAGGCGCTGCGCGAGGAGTGGCACGTGATCGCGCCCGACCTGCGCGGGCACGGGGACAGCCAGTGGTCCACCGATGGCAGCTACACGCTGGCCAGCTACATCTACGACCTGGCTCAGCTGATCCACCAGCAGCGGCTGGCCCCGGTGACCATCATCGCGCATTCGCTCGGCGGCGTGGTCGCTCTCCGCTACGCGGGGATCTATCCCGCCACCGTGGCGCGGCTGGTCGCCATCGAAGGCCTGGGCCCCTCGCCGGCGCGCCTGGCCGAGCGCGCGGCCCGGATGATCGACCAGCGGATGGACGACTGGATTCGTGAGCAGCGCGGCCTGGCCGGGCGGCCGCCGCGGCGCTACGCCTCCATCGAGGACGCCTTCAAGCGCATGCAGGAAGAGAACCCGCACCTCACGGCCGAGCAGGCCCGGCATCTGACCGTGCACGGCGTCAACCAGAACGAGGACGGCACGTACTCGTGGAAGTTCGACAACTACGTGCGCTCGTGGCTGCCCTACGATATGTCCAGCCGCGACATCCAGCATCTGTGGGGGCGGATCGCGTGCCCCACGCTGCTGCTGCACGGCAAGGAGAGCCGCTGGGCGGGTGATCCGGCCACGGACGGACGCGCGGCGCACTTCCGCCACGCCAGGGTCGTCGGCATCGACGGGGCCGGGCACTGGCTCCACCACGACCGCCTGGACGAGTTCCTCCGGCTCGTCCGCGCCTTCCTCGCGGAGACTGCACGATGACGACCACAGCGCTCAACATCGACGACCTCAAGTCGCACATCGGCCGCACGCTGACCGCCACCGATGTCCTGCATCCCGGCCCGGCGAACCTGCTGCGTCTGGCCTTCGGCCGCCCCGAGCCGGAGCTGCGCGAGGGCGACCCGCTGCCCCCGGCCTGGCTCGCCCTCTATTTTCTGCCGCGGTTTGCCACCGCGGAGCTGCGGCCCGACGGCAGCCCGCGCGACACGGGCGTGATCCCGCCGATGCCGCTGCCGCGTCGCATGTTCGCGGGCGAGCGCGTGCGCCTGCACCGGGCCCTGCGCCTCGGCGAGACCGTCCGGCGCGAGACCGAGCTGGCCGACATCTCCATGAAGACGGGCGGCACCGGGACGCTGGTGTTCGTGACCGTCACCAGCCGCGTCTTCGGCCCCGAGGGACTGGCGCTGGAGGACGAGCGCCACACGGCGTTCCGCGAAGAGGTCAAGCCGGGCGAGCGCAACCGGGCGCCGCGCCGGGAGCCCGCTCCGGCCGACGTGCCGTGGCGGCGGCGCGTGACGCCGGAGCCCGTGCTGCTGTTCCGGTTCTCCGCGCTGACCTTCAACAGCCACCGCATCCACTACGACCGGCCGTGGGCCACTGAGGTCGAAGGCTATCCGGGGCTGGTGGTGCACGGGCCGCTGACGACGACGCTGCTCATCGACTTCGCCCGGGACCAGAACCCGGGCCGGCGCATCGTCGCCTACGCCACCCAGGCCCGGGCCCCGCTGTTCGACACGGCGCCGTTCGAGCTGCGCGGCCGGCCCACCGACAAGGGCTGCGAGCTCTGGGCCGTCACGCCGGAGGGCACGGTCGCGATGAGCGCCGAGGTCGAGCTGGCCTGACGTGGACGCCGGCCGCCGCGCGCTGCTGCTGGGCTCGCTGGCTGCGCTGCTCGGTCCGCGCGCCGCGCTGGCCCAGACCGCCGAACGCGTCGCGCGCGTGGGCATCCTGGGGCCGACTACCCCCAAGCACTTTGCTGCGGGAATCAGCGCGTTCCGCGAGGGCCTGCGCGGGCGTGGATGGCTCGAAGGCCAGAACCTCGTGATCGAGGCCCGGTTTGCCCAGGAGCGC encodes:
- a CDS encoding MmgE/PrpD family protein; the protein is MEREATAVLARFAATVTYERIPEAAREACKRLLLDALACALAGHRGDETHQVAALAAALARSEESSVIGGHRLSLAGATLLNGYLVTAVTMCDVHRPTATHVTPGVIPPALAIAERDARPGRELLVAIAAGCETTTRIGVGLDYPAFRDRGWHGPGVIGPFGAAAAAGRLRGFDPETMAAAFGLAGSQAAGTYAAWGTPAVKFHQCRGALSGLMAALLAEQRFVATRHFLTAADGGLYTSYSNGGRPEAVTDALGDRWELEQIGLRLWPSASATQGMVTATFELVERHQLTPGRTKRLRVWLGKAAYDLHAGFSRWQGKFEALLSAHYAAAAVLHDRELSLAQFERERYTDAALQRFAAAQVEVACDPSLNGSQAVVEADTTDGATLVARCAHPRGAPENPLSWSELEKKFRTYARGRLVDSRIDHALDAVSRLERLDSTGTLMALLSAQDGSARRSRVDGDPAPAAPTRRLHPG
- a CDS encoding thiamine pyrophosphate-binding protein, with the protein product MARMNGGQIIVDYLVQERVPYLFGLCGHGNISLIDAFYERADEIKALSVHHETVAGFMADVYYRVSGQPVATFTSCGPGSANLPICLANSFFDSVPFLAVTGNVPTSQFNRGAFQETYRFHQADYPSTVRAYCKRVFQPTRADMVPLAVRQSWKTMVTGRPGPVVLDVPFDIFKEEADVEMPRAADWNRNISSRCGADPDGLGRAVDLLLAAERPVIVVGQGVKYGGAAADLVALAERLQIPVACSASGMGAIDATHPLALGLVSRSGTYQANHAARQADVLLALGVRFDDRTSSSWIPGYSFSIPPTRLIHVDIDPDEIARNYPVALGLMADVRTFLRQVLAELDQRRLPREVPAGRAAWLQAIAGYRQQWEELVAPGYRDDSTPIHPQRAAHEIDRALPEDAIVVSDIGVHHNWLLQFCRPRRPDSLVGSMGFGPMGFGVAGVLGAKLAAPHRPCVSVCGDGAFFMHASVLGTAVEYDIPVVWVVWNNAGYASIRGLQRGYLGGRELVTDFRLPGTGEPYSPDFAAMARSAGVEGVRVEKAGELAEAVKHAVAAGQPFLIDASIAADLNPGGAGVWELPGLGHRPPAIGGRYHPER
- a CDS encoding MFS transporter — its product is MTAGVFLATSAGIAIAPFLLDMARDLQADLALVGSLVAINSISWGLVSLLAGPASDRLGRRPILLAGLLVLGGSRLMLALAPSYLVAALAQLIGGVGGGAYTTGIFAVVSDHVPSAERGRALGTVINGQSLSFVFGVPLVTFIASWIDWRGSIGLQGLAMLALILPLWLTVPRGNPRERDGQLAAASLRTVLDRRLVALYGATAMERACFVAVAVYLATYLIATYAVSFTLLAVALALVALGNLAGNLLGGPLADRVPDRPVAFAVASAVTAALALPLLLWQPGLAGSIALGFAYTLANAVGRPALIASLSEVPASVRGAVLGLNTTTQSIGWLGAGALGGWLIAQWGFGALGVFCAAAGLLGAGFGVAAGGRRL
- a CDS encoding alpha/beta hydrolase encodes the protein MADHGPGPTSHTYFSQRLRLHYVDWGHGDNPPLVLVHGGRDHCRNWDWVAEALREEWHVIAPDLRGHGDSQWSTDGSYTLASYIYDLAQLIHQQRLAPVTIIAHSLGGVVALRYAGIYPATVARLVAIEGLGPSPARLAERAARMIDQRMDDWIREQRGLAGRPPRRYASIEDAFKRMQEENPHLTAEQARHLTVHGVNQNEDGTYSWKFDNYVRSWLPYDMSSRDIQHLWGRIACPTLLLHGKESRWAGDPATDGRAAHFRHARVVGIDGAGHWLHHDRLDEFLRLVRAFLAETAR
- a CDS encoding DUF169 domain-containing protein, which translates into the protein MNNYRHLEQQLSEKLGLQRRPVAVAFRDTPPPGVAKFGGSEPSGCSFWRLAMHGRAFYTVPADHLNCPIGSYTHNIPLPPERAPELEQTLGLMASIGYITMEEVGGIPRLPRTPGVVVYAPLGQTPVDPDVVLFAGQPGRVMLLQEAALRAGVAAGVVPLLARPTCMALPAALSAGAVASTACIGNRVYTDVGDDELYVVVPGKDLPRVVDQVSTITGANTQLSQYHRERRRTLATE
- a CDS encoding tetratricopeptide repeat protein; this encodes MRLTEGERGRLSQTPTGNPEAYDLVLQGRHVLRRTTRDSNAEARQLFVKALDLDPDFAGAAAGLGWAHLQSWQLLWTTDPASLERARALARRAVALDETRADAHRLLAQIDLWSKTHDTAIAHAERSLALAPGDAEGYETLAEVLGWAGQPDESARLVRQAMRLNPHYPFSHLWTLGHAHFVAGRRRDAVEAFSRLVEQNPNFLPAHAYLAVLFSEMGRPDQARVEWETTTRLSPEASLAVLRQRLPYRRPADLDRFLAAMRKQGLE
- a CDS encoding MaoC family dehydratase N-terminal domain-containing protein, giving the protein MTTTALNIDDLKSHIGRTLTATDVLHPGPANLLRLAFGRPEPELREGDPLPPAWLALYFLPRFATAELRPDGSPRDTGVIPPMPLPRRMFAGERVRLHRALRLGETVRRETELADISMKTGGTGTLVFVTVTSRVFGPEGLALEDERHTAFREEVKPGERNRAPRREPAPADVPWRRRVTPEPVLLFRFSALTFNSHRIHYDRPWATEVEGYPGLVVHGPLTTTLLIDFARDQNPGRRIVAYATQARAPLFDTAPFELRGRPTDKGCELWAVTPEGTVAMSAEVELA